Genomic segment of Bacteroides intestinalis DSM 17393:
ATACGATTACGGCAGCCCAGATGAACCTCGGCGGTCAGTCTTTCAAAATGGGGCAGGACGATTCGAATACAGTAAGTGGAACTTTGAATATCAGCTTACCGTTATTTGCTCCTTCGGTCTACAAAGCAATGTCTATGACGAAAACCGACATAGAATTGGCGGTAGAAAAATCCCGTGCTTCTAAGCAGGATCTGGTGAACCAGGTTACTAAAGCGTATTATCAGTTGATGCTGGCGCAAGATTCTTATGAAGTTTTGCAGAAGAGTTATAAATTGGCGGAAGATAATTATAACGTGGTTAATGCAAAATACCAGCAGGGAGCCGTCAGCGAATTTGATAAGATTAGCGCTGAAGTACAGATGCGTAGTGTGAAGCCGAATGTCATTTCAGCGGGTAATGCCGTTACCTTATCCAAACTTCAGCTGAAAGTGCTGATGGGGATAACGGAAGATTTTGATCTCAAGATTGCCGATAATCTGGCTAATTATGAGACCGATTTGTTTGCTAACCAGTTGAATGAACTGAATGAAGGTTTGGTAAACAATACCACAATGAAGCAATTCGACCTGAACATGAAGATGCTCAATCAGAATCTGAAGTCCCTGAAGACAAACTTCATGCCGACACTGGGAATGAACTATTCTTATCAATACCAGTCATTGTATAATAATAACTGGAATGTGTTCGACTATAGTTGGGGTGGGAGTTCTGCTTTGGTATTTACCCTGAATATTCCTCTTTATAAAGCCAGTAACTTTACGAAACTGAAGACCGCACGAATTCAAATCAATCAGTTAAAGGAAAACCGCACGGATACGGAGCGTAAACTGAACATGCAGATTACCAGCTACCAGAATAATATGGCAGCAAGTTCAGAGCAAGTGGTAAGTAATAAAGAGAATGTAATGCAGGCCCAGAAGGCTGTGGAAATAGCCGGTAAACGCTATGAAGTAGGTAAAGGTACAGTGTTGGAACTGAACAGTTCACAAGTATCATTAACTCAGGCTGAACTGACGTATAACCAAGCTATTTACGATTATCTGGTATCTAAGGCTGACCTTGACCAGGTTTTGGGTCGCGACTATTTAATTAATAAGTAAAAAAAAGAAAAATCACAACGATATGAAAAAAAGTATTCAATTAATTGCCTTGGTGGCAGTTGCTCTGCTGGGCTCATGCAGTGGTGGAGAGAAAGACAAGGCTACAGCCGAGAAGGTAGATGAAAAACCGAGAGTTAAACTGGCTTCTGTGACCGCACGTCCCGTAGACCAGATTCAGGAATATACCGCTACTGTTCAGGCAGAAGTGAAAAACAATATTGCTCCTTCTTCCCCGGTGCGTATTGACCAGATATTTGTGGAAGTGGGTGACCGTGTATCTAAGGGGCAGAAATTGGTACAGATGGACGCTGCCAACCTGAAGCAAGCTAAGTTCCGTCTGGATAATCAGGAAATAGAGTTCAAGCGTACCGACGAATTATATAAGGTAGGCGGTACTTCCAAATCCGAATGGGATGCAGCCAAGATGGCGTTGGACGTACAGAAGACTACGTATAAGAATCTGTTGGAAAATACCGCATTACTCAGCCCCATTAATGGTGTGGTAACGGCGCGTAATTACGATAATGGTGATATGTACAGTGGCGGCGAACCGGTATTGGTAGTGGAACAGATCACTCCGGTGAAACTGATGATCAACGTTTCCGAAGGCTACTTTGCGAAAGTAAAGAAGGGGGCTCCCGTAGCTGTTAAAGTAGATGTGTATGGTGACGAAGAGTTTGAAGGAACGATAAATCTGGTTTATCCGACCATTGATCCGAATACCCGTACTTTCCCTGTTGAAGTGCGTTTGACTAACCGCGACCAGAAAGTCCGTCCGGGTATGTTTGCCCGTGTAACGCTGAACTTCGGAACGCAGGATCACGTAGTTGTGCCCGATTTGGCTATCGTAAAACGTGCCGGTTCCGGCGACCGCTATGTTTATGTATATAAGGACGGGAAAGTTTCTTATAACAAAGTGGAACTGGGACGTCGTATGGATACGGAATATGAGTTGATTTCCGGTGTGGATAACAACTCGCAGGTAGTCATTGCAGGACAGTCCAAGTTGGCTGACGGGGTAGAAGTGGAAGTAGAGAAATAATTCTTAATTAAAAAGACAACATGAGTTTATACGAAGGAGCGGTTAAAAAACCGATTATGACCTCGCTCTGCTTTTTGGCAGTAGCGATATTTGGTCTGTTCTCTTTGTCAAAATTGCCGGTAGACCTTTATCCGGATATCGAGACCAATACCATCATGGTGATGACTTCCTATGCGGGAGCCAGTGCGTCGGATATTGAGAACAATGTGACCCGTCCGTTAGAAAATACGCTGAACTCTGTCAGCAACCTGAAACATATTACTTCCAGATCTTCAGAAAACATTTCTGTGATTACACTGGAGTTTGAATATGGATATGATATAGATGTGTTGACGAATGATGTACGCGATAAACTGGATATGGTAAGTTCTCAGCTTCCTGATGAGGTGGAGACGCCTATTATCTTTAAGTTCAGTACGGACATGATTCCTATCCTGCTGCTCTCCGTTCAGGCGGAAGAAAGTCAGCCGGCACTTTATAAAATATTGGATGACAACATCGTGAATCCGCTGGCACGTGTGCCGGGTGTGGGTACGGTGTCTATTTCCGGTGCACCCAAGCGTGAGGTGAATGTCTATTGCGACCCTAACAAACTGGATGCTTATAACCTTTCAGTGGAAACCATCAGTTCCATCATCAGTGCTGAAAACCGAAATACTCCGGGTGGTACCTTCGATGTGGGAAACAATACCTATTCACTCCGTGTGGAGGGAGAGTTCAAGGACCCCAAGGAGATGGCGAACATTGTGGTGGGCACGCACAACGGAGCTTCCGTTTATCTGCGCGATGTGGCAAAGATAGTGGACTCAGTGGAAGAGCGTGCGCAGAAGACGTACAGTAATGGTGTGCAAGGTGCTATGATTGTGGTACAGAAACAATCCGGTGCCAACTCTGTGGCTATTTCACAAAAGGTTATCGATATGCTGCCGCAGTTGCAGAAATCATTGCCGAGTGACGTGAAACTGGGTATCATTGTCAATACTTCCGATAACATTCTGAATACCATTGACAGTTTGGAGGAGACTATCATGTACGCCATGTTGTTCGTAATCTTGGTAGTGTTTGTATTCTTGGGACGTTGGCGGGCTACGGTTATTATCTGTATCACCATCCCGATGTCATTGGTAGCTTCATTCATCTATCTGGGTATTATAGACGGTGGTTCGCTGAATATTATTTCGCTCTCTTGTCTCTCCATTGCTATCGGTAATGTGGTGGACGATGCCATTGTGGTACTTGAGAATGTGACAACCCATATTGAACGAGGGTCCGAGCCGAAGCAAGCAGCGGTTCATGCCACGAACGAGGTGGCTATTTCCGTTATAGCCTCTACGCTGACTATGATTGCGGTATTCTTCCCGTTGACTATGGTGAGCGGTATGTCCGGTGTGCTGTTCCGCCAGTTGGGTTGGATGATGTGCGTGATCATGACTGTTTCTACCATTTCGGCTTTGTCATTTACACCGATGATGTGTGCACAGCTCTTGCGCTTGCAGAAGAAGCAGAGTAAGATGTTCATCGCTTTCTATAAGCCGATTCAGCGCGGGCTCGATGCTCTTGATGTGTGGTATCAGAATCGTTTGAACTGGGCTGTACGCCATCGTATAACTATCATGGTTGGTTGTGCTGCTTTCTTTGCGGCAAGTTTGTTCTGCGCCAAGTATATTGGTACGGAATTCTTCCCGGCGGCTGATAATAGCCGTATTGGTGTGAAGTTGCAACTTCCTATCGGTGCTCGTGTAGAGCGTGCCCAGGCACTGGCTTCGGAACTGACAGATAAGTGGATGAAACGCTACGAAGGTGTAATGAAAGTTTGTAACTATACTGTAGGACAGGCTGATTCGGATAATACTTTTGCTTCCATGCAGGACAATGGTAGCCATATTATCAGTTTTAACATCAGTTTGGTGAGTCCGGGGGAACGTAAAGTCAAATTGGAAACAGTCTGTGATGAGATGCGTGAAGACTTGAAGGCCTATCCCGAACTGGACAAGGCGCAGGTAATTCTTGGTGGTAGTACTGGTGGTATGAGTGCCCAGGCTAGTGCCGACTTCGAGGTATATGGTTATGATTTTACCGCTACGGATAAAGTTTCGGCCGAATTGAAAGAGAAACTACTGAATGTAAAAGGTGTGAGTGAGGTAAACATCAGCCGTCAGGATTACCAGCCTGAATATCAGGTAGACTTTGACCGTGAGAAACTGGCATTACATGGACTGAATCTGTCAACTGCTTCCGGTTATCTGCGTAATCGCGTGAATGGAGCTTTGGCTTCCTATTATCGTGAGGATGGTGATGAGTACGATATCCGTGTACGTTATGCTCCTGAGTTCCGTACAAAGATTGAAGATTTGGAGAATATCCTTATTTATACACCTTCCGGTGAAGGTATCCGTGTGAAGGACCTTGGTAAAGTAGTTGAGCGTTCGGCTCCTCCTACTATCGAGCGTAAGGATCGTGAACGTATTGTGACGGTATCTGCCGTTATTTCCGGAGTTCCGTTGGGCGATGTGGTAGCCGATGGTAATGCTATTATTGATAAGATGGACTTGCCGAGCGGTATTTCTATCCAGATTTCAGGGTCGTACGAGGATCAGCAGGATTCGTTCGCCGACCTGGGTACACTGGCTGTACTGATTATCATTCTGGTATTTATTGTAATGGCCGCTCAGTTTGAGTCTTTGAGTTATCCGTTCATTATTATGTTCTCCATTCCGTTTGCATTCAGCGGTGTGTTGATGGCTCTCTTCTTCACGGGCACCAACTTGAACGTAATGAGTTTGTTGGGTGGAATCATGTTGATCGGTATTGTGG
This window contains:
- a CDS encoding efflux RND transporter periplasmic adaptor subunit; translation: MKKSIQLIALVAVALLGSCSGGEKDKATAEKVDEKPRVKLASVTARPVDQIQEYTATVQAEVKNNIAPSSPVRIDQIFVEVGDRVSKGQKLVQMDAANLKQAKFRLDNQEIEFKRTDELYKVGGTSKSEWDAAKMALDVQKTTYKNLLENTALLSPINGVVTARNYDNGDMYSGGEPVLVVEQITPVKLMINVSEGYFAKVKKGAPVAVKVDVYGDEEFEGTINLVYPTIDPNTRTFPVEVRLTNRDQKVRPGMFARVTLNFGTQDHVVVPDLAIVKRAGSGDRYVYVYKDGKVSYNKVELGRRMDTEYELISGVDNNSQVVIAGQSKLADGVEVEVEK
- a CDS encoding TolC family protein encodes the protein MDRQLILVGKKMMLTVVLAWAVGSVQAQETKETLTLTLDKALEIALSDNPTIKVAEEEIALKKVANKETWQSLLPEASIGGTWNHTITAAQMNLGGQSFKMGQDDSNTVSGTLNISLPLFAPSVYKAMSMTKTDIELAVEKSRASKQDLVNQVTKAYYQLMLAQDSYEVLQKSYKLAEDNYNVVNAKYQQGAVSEFDKISAEVQMRSVKPNVISAGNAVTLSKLQLKVLMGITEDFDLKIADNLANYETDLFANQLNELNEGLVNNTTMKQFDLNMKMLNQNLKSLKTNFMPTLGMNYSYQYQSLYNNNWNVFDYSWGGSSALVFTLNIPLYKASNFTKLKTARIQINQLKENRTDTERKLNMQITSYQNNMAASSEQVVSNKENVMQAQKAVEIAGKRYEVGKGTVLELNSSQVSLTQAELTYNQAIYDYLVSKADLDQVLGRDYLINK
- a CDS encoding efflux RND transporter permease subunit translates to MSLYEGAVKKPIMTSLCFLAVAIFGLFSLSKLPVDLYPDIETNTIMVMTSYAGASASDIENNVTRPLENTLNSVSNLKHITSRSSENISVITLEFEYGYDIDVLTNDVRDKLDMVSSQLPDEVETPIIFKFSTDMIPILLLSVQAEESQPALYKILDDNIVNPLARVPGVGTVSISGAPKREVNVYCDPNKLDAYNLSVETISSIISAENRNTPGGTFDVGNNTYSLRVEGEFKDPKEMANIVVGTHNGASVYLRDVAKIVDSVEERAQKTYSNGVQGAMIVVQKQSGANSVAISQKVIDMLPQLQKSLPSDVKLGIIVNTSDNILNTIDSLEETIMYAMLFVILVVFVFLGRWRATVIICITIPMSLVASFIYLGIIDGGSLNIISLSCLSIAIGNVVDDAIVVLENVTTHIERGSEPKQAAVHATNEVAISVIASTLTMIAVFFPLTMVSGMSGVLFRQLGWMMCVIMTVSTISALSFTPMMCAQLLRLQKKQSKMFIAFYKPIQRGLDALDVWYQNRLNWAVRHRITIMVGCAAFFAASLFCAKYIGTEFFPAADNSRIGVKLQLPIGARVERAQALASELTDKWMKRYEGVMKVCNYTVGQADSDNTFASMQDNGSHIISFNISLVSPGERKVKLETVCDEMREDLKAYPELDKAQVILGGSTGGMSAQASADFEVYGYDFTATDKVSAELKEKLLNVKGVSEVNISRQDYQPEYQVDFDREKLALHGLNLSTASGYLRNRVNGALASYYREDGDEYDIRVRYAPEFRTKIEDLENILIYTPSGEGIRVKDLGKVVERSAPPTIERKDRERIVTVSAVISGVPLGDVVADGNAIIDKMDLPSGISIQISGSYEDQQDSFADLGTLAVLIIILVFIVMAAQFESLSYPFIIMFSIPFAFSGVLMALFFTGTNLNVMSLLGGIMLIGIVVKNGIVLIDYITLCRERGMAVLHSVVTAGRSRLRPVLMTTLTTILGMVPMAVGQGEGAEMWRPLGVAVIGGLTVSTILTLILVPVLYCSFAGVGIRRNRRKIKKDRELNDYYQAHKEKMTKPKKQ